The genome window GCCAGCCACCCAGGCTGTTCCCAACTTCTTCTTCGGGCGTCGGTTTCGCTGCTGATGCCGCTTCTTCTGCAAGCACGTCCGCTTCCCAGTCGTCGTCAGGGTTAAAAGAAAAATCACGATGGAATTCAAGCCGCCTGAAGTACTCTTCTTTCGCCAGCGCCCACGCCTTGACACGATCTATTTCAGGGAAGAGCTTCACAACTAGCTTAAGTATCGTCTGAGGTTTGCAGTGCTCTTTCAGATACAACGTGTTCACTACTCCGTCCCTAATCGCCCGAAACACCCAGTCATCAGCCTTGTCCTCTACTTCGCCGTTCCTCGCCGCTTCAAGAGCATATAAACGAGCCGCCTCGAAAGAGCCGGGACCAGGGAAAGCACCTCTTGCTATCATTTCATCGAAGGATTCAGAAGAGTACTTCTTTTCCCGCATTGTTGCGCAGATACATACAGAAGATAGTTTTTTGTAGTCGCCGCTCAGAATAGATTCAATGTCGCCGCATATCGTTTCAATCTGCCCTGCTATGTTTGGATGAAGGGCTTTTCTGAGCTTCCCGTCTCTGAATACGGCCTTATAGTACCTTAGTGTGGTAAAATTATCTTGTCTCGCCATTCCCACTTTCCTTTCTGCCGCCCGTCCCGGCGGCTTTTTTTATTACCGGTCCTGCTACTTCGCCAGACCGGACGCCTCGAAAAAATCAGCTTCCTCGATTCCATAGGCCGCTACGATTTTTCGCCGATGGTCATCACTTGGAACAAGTCGTTTCCGTTCGATTAATGACAATGTGGCTACATGGATACCCATTTTTTCCGCCATCACTTTCTGAGTCAAACCCTTTCGCATTCTCAAAATCGCAAGTTCACTCATGGCTATTCACCCCCCTTCGTGGTAGTATTTACTTGGTTCTATACATAATCTACCACTTACGTTAAAGTGATGCAAGGGGGGTGGACAACCGATTGCATAACTATCACCACAGGTTTTATG of Deltaproteobacteria bacterium contains these proteins:
- a CDS encoding helix-turn-helix transcriptional regulator, which produces MSELAILRMRKGLTQKVMAEKMGIHVATLSLIERKRLVPSDDHRRKIVAAYGIEEADFFEASGLAK